Proteins from a single region of Electrophorus electricus isolate fEleEle1 chromosome 5, fEleEle1.pri, whole genome shotgun sequence:
- the ythdf3 gene encoding YTH domain-containing family protein 3, with translation MSATTVDQRPKGQGNKVQNGSMHQKDAVNDDDFENYLSSQTNQSNSYPPMSDPYMPSYYAPSIGFPYSLGEAAWSTAGDPPMPYLTTYGQMSNGEHHFIPDGVFSQPGALGNTPPFLSQHGFNFFPGNADFSTWGTSGSQGQSTQSSAYSSSYGYAPSSLGRAIADGQAGFGSDTQLSKVPGLSSIDQGMAGLKLGSDMAAVTKTVGSPLGGTAGMSSIAANSMPPVSSSAPKPTSWAAIARKPAKPQPKLKPKANPGMGGGTAIPPPPIKHNMNIGTWDDKGSITKPPLAQQMLPPQPLVQQQLLAQPQPLLQSTLPPQPQHQQLQLQSPQPPQQLPPGPPHPLQHHPSQPAPPQPQHPHPQQSIPPQNRWVAPRNRAATFSGAESFGLGLAGAPLGTSPSSGAGEAHPVLEKLKALNNYNPKDFDWNLKNGRVFIIKSYSEDDIHRSIKYSIWCSTEHGNKRLDAAYRSLAAKGPLYLLFSVNGSGHFCGVAEMKSAVDYNAYAGVWSQDKWKGKFEVKWIFVKDVPNNQLRHIRLENNDNKPVTNSRDTQEVPLEKAKQVLKIIATFKHTTSIFDDFAHYEKRQEEEEAMRRERTRNKQ, from the exons ATGTCTGCGACAACTGTCGATCAG AGACCTAAAGGACAAGGAAATAAAG TGCAAAACGGTTCAATGCATCAGAAGGATGCAGTAAATGATGACGACTTTGAGAATTACTTAAGCAGCCAGACAAATCAG AGTAATAGCTACCCACCAATGTCTGACCCCTACATGCCCAGCTACTATGCCCCGTCCATTGGATTCCCTTACTCTCTGGGTGAAGCTGCTTGGTCTACTGCAGGAGATCCCCCTATGCCCTACTTGACCACCTATGGACAGATGAGCAATGGTGAGCACCACTTCATCCCTGATGGAGTTTTCAGCCAGCCCGGAGCTCTAGGCAACACACCTCCCTTTCTCAGCCAACATGGATTTAACTTCTTCCCCGGCAATGCAGACTTTTCAACCTGGGGCACCAGCGGCTCACAGGGACAGTCCACACAGAGTTCTGCATACAGCAGCAGCTACGGCTATGCCCCCAGCTCCCTGGGGAGGGCCATAGCAGATGGACAGGCAGGATTCGGCAGCGACACGCAGCTTAGCAAAGTTCCGGGCCTTAGCAGTATTGATCAGGGAATGGCTGGCCTCAAGCTTGGCTCCGACATGGCGGCTGTCACTAAAACCGTGGGCTCCCCTCTGGGAGGGACGGCGGGCATGAGCAGTATAGCTGCAAACAGCATGCCACCCGTCAGCTCCTCTGCCCCCAAGCCCACGTCATGGGCGGCGATTGCTAGGAAACCTGCTAAACCTCAGCCCAAGCTAAAGCCTAAAGCCAACCCAGGCATGGGAGGCGGCACTGCGATTCCTCCGCCACCCATCAAGCATAACATGAACATTGGCACCTGGGATGACAAAGGTTCCATCACAAAGCCTCCCCTTGCTCAGCAGATGCTGCCCCCTCAGCCACTGGTGCAGCAGCAGCTCCTGGCCCAGCCACAGCCCCTCCTGCAGAGCACCTTGCCTCCACAACCCCAACATCAGCAGCTCCAGCTGCAGTCCCCTCAGCCCCCTCAGCAACTGCCCCCAGgtccccctcaccctctccaaCACCACCCCTCTCAGCCTGCCCCACCCCAGCCCCAGCATCCCCACCCACAGCAGAGCATCCCGCCTCAGAACCGCTGGGTGGCTCCCAGGAATCGGGCCGCAACCTTCAGTGGGGCAGAGAGCTTTGGCCTGGGTCTGGCCGGAGCCCCACTTGGCACCTCACCCTCATCTGGTGCTGGCGAGGCCCACCCTGTGCTGGAGAAGCTCAAAGCTCTCAACAACTACAACCCCAAAGACTTTGACTGGAACTTGAAGAATGGACGGGTGTTTATCATCAAGAGCTACTCAGAGGATGATATCCACCGCTCCATCAAGTACTCCATCTGGTGCAGCACGGAGCACGGCAACAAGCGTCTGGATGCGGCATACCGCTCGCTGGCGGCCAAGGGCCCACTCTACCTACTCTTCAGCGTCAACGGCAGTGGGCACTTCTGTGGCGTGGCTGAGATGAAGTCTGCCGTGGACTACAATGCCTATGCCGGTGTCTGGTCTCAGGACAAGTGGAAGGGCAAGTTTGAGGTGAAGTGGATCTTCGTCAAAGATGTGCCCAACAACCAACTGCGGCACATCCGCCTGGAGAACAATGACAACAAGCCCGTCACCAATTCCAGGGACACTCAGGAGGTGCCCCTGGAGAAGGCCAAGCAAGTGCTCAAAATTATCGCCACTTTCAAGCATACCACCTCGATCTTTGACGATTTTGCACATTATGAGAAGcgtcaggaggaggaggaagccaTGCGCAGG